The following is a genomic window from Elaeis guineensis isolate ETL-2024a chromosome 10, EG11, whole genome shotgun sequence.
GCTTGGAATCGTACTTTAATTACTCTACTACTTGGACATCTTATGATGGCAATGTGGGTTTATGATTGTAACACTGCCTTTTGGAGTCAAGATTGAATATGGATCACGTTTGGGTTCCCAAGTCTCTTGACCGTTCATCCAATACAACTTAAAATCAGGCTAGTGGTTGCTTACTCAGTTGAATGCAAAAATAATACGTGCTGTGCCTAAGGTGCAGCCAGAGTCCAGTCCACCCTTGCTTATCTGTCAGAGCTTGCTTTGTATGCAttacaaactgagaaaaaaaatttactatggCCTAGAGCATGTTTCTGAAAGTATTTTTACCTTCATCGTGTCTGAAAAAAATTGCTGATGTTCGATAACATAGTACtgcaaaaaaggaaagaaagaatcaTTGTAGATGCCTAGCGACCTGGAAAATACTCCGACTGAGCTCGATATTGTTCGAGGTGGAACTAGCTTGGCATGCCTGACCTCATCACCTCGGATATTGACTACCTAAAGGCACAATCATGCCAGCCCAAGAATGTCAGCAACAGTCACGCCCACAGccattatcatatgattcaagcACTTGTAACCTTCTGGGGACGTGGTTAGCCATTATGGCCCATTTAACCACAAACTGGCCGTTGATGTACAGTTACTGCATGTCCCGCTTATCGCAGGAACAGCTACCGACctccctctataaataggggaGGGCAGGAGAATCTCAGGTAAGTCTATAGACACTTGTTTTATAGCTCTCTTTCACTCTCATTCCTATATATCTCTTCCATTGTTTGCTTAATTctaactgacttgagtgtcaaaAAATCCCCCATTGGAAAAACTCCTAAGACTTTGTTGTAGGTCCAAAAGTCAATCGAGTAGCGGCAACCTTACTGACCTCAGCTTTTCCTCATCCCTACTGACCTCAGCATAACCTCAGAGTTCAGCAGCAACATATAGTATACATGAGAAGTTCTATAATCTGTCCAAGACATAGAACAAAGGAACATAAGAGGATTCATCAATTTTTCTTAAATGAATATGTTGTTTTTTAAGCACAACATAAGATATATGTGGTTCACTGAAAAATCTATATGAAGTTTATTGAACCATGATTTGGTGAAGCCTCTTTATTTTGTcgtagaaaagctattttcacagtTTATTCTTGATTGCAAATAAGTCTTTATTTTGTTGTATGCTCTTGGGCAGTTTCCTAGGGTACTTTTTTAAATCTTGTTCATGATTATAGTTTACTGAgtttttcttagatatttctttaattTGTTCTGCAACAAATCTCAATTTTTCCCAGTTACCAGGACGGAcagataatgagataaaaaacTATTGGAACACCCGGATCAAGAGACGCCAGCGAGCTGGTTTACCCCTTTATCCTCCTAATCTGGGTCTCCAAGCTTCAAGTGAGAATCAACAAAGTCAGACTGCCTCGGAGTATAGCACTGGTGAAAAACGGCCCAATGATGTCCTGCAAGGAAACTGTTTTGATATTGATGTTATACTTAACAATTCCAATGCCGATCAAGGGGCTTTATCTTATGCATCGCCATTTCCAGATATTTCAGTGAGCAGCATGCTGAGTCAGGGCTTTGGATCCCAAGATAATAACTTCATGAATCCAATGTGGAACAGTGCGAAGCGGCTTCGAGAATCTGAATCCGTACTTCCTGACTTTCATGGTACTGTCTCTTGTGAACTTCCTACATGTGAGCTATTTTTACATGAGTCTTCTGAAAAGATCCACCGGACCTTTGGTTTAGGTTATCTCTATGATCCAGAACCCAGCAGCAAGATCATGGTACCTTTTGATGGTGCAGTCCCTGGTAGCCATGCCCTTTTAAATGGCAATTTCTCTGCTTCCAGGCCCCTTGGTGGGACTGTGAAGCTGGAGCTCCCTTCACTCCAATATCCAGAAACTGTTCTTAACAGCTGGCTTGCTTGCCCTTCTCCACCTCCTGATGAAATTGATACCTACATCCAATCTCCTCCAGCGACCGTGTTAGTGCGATCTGAATGTGTCTCACCAAGGAACAGTGGTCTATTGGAAGCGTTGCTTCATGAGGCGCAGGCACGCAAGATTCAACAATCTGAGGAGAGCTTAAGTTCTGCTATTACACAGGGTGACATGGTAGAAAGTTCGGGGTTTAACCTTTGGGAGGCAGAATGTGAAGAGTATAATGATCCAATTTCGCCCTTGGGCCGACCTGCTGCATCTGTCTTCAGTGAGTGCACCCCTCCCATTAGTGGTGGTTCACTGGATGAGCTTCAGCCTTCTAAAGCACCTTCCTGTAAGCATCATTTGTGCTTTGAAATTTAAgcctttttttataattaaatttaagccATTTTTTAAAGAGACAAGGTCATTCAGATATGGTTCCTGCAGGTTCAGACATCATGGTAGCTGCTGATAAACATGTTTTGGCCCCAAATATGGGAGATAGAGGCATTTTACCCTGTCCAGATTTCTTAAGGCCTGATGCTTTACTTGAGGGGTCAGATTGGCTTGAGAACTCTGAGGATGCTAAAGAGCACTCTACCTTGAATGATAATGTAGTGACAGTTGTAGATGAAGATTTCTGCAGTGAGCACAAGCAACTACCTACTGGAATGTCATCTGCACTCGCTCAAGGATTGGACCTTGACTCATATCTATGACAACATGCCACGTGCATGTCAAATGTCTGAATTTCGGTCATTTATGGGACTTGCTTCAGGACTTGTTTGCCATTGGTTGTTCAAATATGACCTTTTCTTAATGGACAAATGGTCAGGCAGGAGAATATATGTGGCAGTATGTTTGGTTGTTGCTGTCATTTTCTAGGGTTTGATGATGGCTAAGTCTTGCTTGTCGGCATTGATGCACTGCAGGTGGTGCAGTTACCTTGGATGAACTGTTGGTATAGACTTTTGTTATGTTGTAGTTACTTTTGAAACTTGGTCCGAAACAATTCAACTATTTGGGATGCCATTGTTTAATGGTCCCTTTTCTGTGTGGTTTTCGGACAGTGGAAGATCTTTTGCGCTTTGCTGCTGATAAGGATTAAGCATTGAAGTGTTGCTTGCTTCGCCATGAGATTGGCTTGGTTTGTCTTTTATTGTTTCCCTAGTTTGAAGATTGTCTTTCAAGCATGAAATCATTCATATTAAGTAATATGGTTATTTTGCTTCTCACAGCTAGTAAGAAGATTTAATTCCAGTGTGGCTTCTgttttgtttaggatttttatctGCTGCATAAATCTTTCAGCTGTAAAGACACGCAGATTCTCTCTTGTTTAATGACAGTTCTGCAGTTGTTTTGGCTTGCTAGTATTTTGAGGCCCCTGCTAAAATCTGATATCTGATCAGTATGGCCTCTATTTATGAAGAAAAGTGGTGCATTTGTGCTTGTTGCTTATGGTTTTTGCCATCATCTGTCTGCATTATGGATACTCTGATGTGGATTAATCGCTTTGCTGTTAGGTTTGAACAGGCTTTATCATAAACATGCTAGGTGGGAGGCATTCTGAGTTGTCTTGCATCACTATTTCCGTAGCCGTTTTCTATCAACTGGCAGGCCGTCAGCAGCCGGTGAGACTATCTCATGGGTCTAAAAGGACAATAACGTAAGCAAGATTTGCTGTTTTGGTATTGAACTTTGTGTCGTGAAATTTTATTTGACGTATGGTATGCAGTATGGTACTGGATGTTTGTATCGGTTTAACATACCGGTATGCTACTGTACGGTATGATATAGATGGTATTTAGCGGTTCGGTTCGATAtggtatttcataaatataaaaattaatcatgaaaaagaaattatattGGGCAATTAGGATTAGGGATAGATAAAATGATGTAAAATGAAAAGCCTCTCTTACTCCAACGAGCACAAGGCCCTTTAATGCTGTAAACAGTTTGGTTTGCTGCCTTGAAAATTAGCTCAATAACTCTAATCGGTCTTTGATAATTTAGTAGTTTTTTATACAAAGTAAAAGTAATACAATGGCAAGTTAAGGGTCTTAAAATCTCATTTATGGTCAGTcaaattttaagttttaaaaaattaatctttgaAGAATGTAGTGGTAAGTCAAGAATCTCAAAATCTTATTTATAGTCAATCAAGTTTCAAGAAGGCAATTCTTGAAAAAGAAGTCAAATCAAGAATCAAAAGATATTTTGAGGATTGAGAAATTAACATCGGAAGTTTctctttatttaaatttttaattctagcTTTATGAGTCATTAAAAGTGCGCTGTTTAGATTATAAAAGTCCTAGTACTAGAATAAGATGGGTAGATTTGAATTAACTATCTTGAAAAAGATAATATTTGATATAGTTTGTATCTTGTTATCCTTTTACTTGTGAAGTGGAATACAACACCATTCGagtttcatctatttttttgttttctcccttatcatttggtatcagagcttgactACGCTCTTAGCCTTTTCATTTCTTTTCCCATGGCAGCAAGGGGAAGAAGAGGTGGACGTAGCTGAGGTGATCTTATGAGGGAGAATGTGGGTGATGAATGTGATGCTGAGATTCGAGAACTTCGAAGATAAGTGGAGGAGTTGATCTTACGTTTTGAACGTTAGAAAGCTAGAAGTGAACGAAGTTTCAATCGTGGCTTTTCCAATGATGATTCAGACTAAGTGAATTCTTTTGCCAATAGGCGAACTCAAAATTTATTTAAGAAGTTCGCACGAGATGACTCCATTAAGATTGATTTGCTAGAATTTCATGGTTGTTTATCACCCGAAGAAATTCTAGATTGGTTAAATGCTATAGAGAAATTCTTCGAGTACAAAGACATCCCTGATAATCAAAAGGTGAAGCTTGTTGCGACAAAGCTTCGAGGCTATGCATCCACATGGTGGGATAAGGTGCAAGAGATGAGATTGTGAAAAGGGAAGCCTAAGATTGCTTCTTAGGAGAAGATGAAGGTAAGGTTACGTGAGAATTTCCTTCGTTCAAATTTTGGTCagattatttttatgtaattcaaCACTTTGCAGCAAGACAAGAGGAGCGTTATTGATTATATAGAAGAATTTTATAAGTTGATGGTCAGATGCAATATAGAAACAAAAGATCAACTTGTGGCCAGATATGTCAGTGGGCTGAAGTTACCTATTATAGATGAAGTGTAGTTGCAGCAGATATGGAGTTTGAATGATGTTTACCAATTAGCTCTAAAGGTGGAGACAAAACTCTTTAGACGTGGAGCAAGGAAGTATGCAGATGTTCAGAGCTTTTATCCCTTAAAAGTTAAATCTTCTAGCAAGAATGGTTCAAAAAAAGAAGGTAGCAATTCAATTCCAAATAGCCAAGCTAAGAGCAAATccattacttgtttcaaatgtggtcaatcTGATCATTATATGAATGAGTGTCCAAAAAGCAAAAATGATGCTTGTGCGAATTTTGTGAATGAAGAAGATGAACAACAAGTTGAAGATGTCAAGCCAAAGTATGATAATAATGTTAAACAAGAATGAGAGGAGATTGAACCAGAACATGGAGAATGCTTGGTGATTCAGAAGGTTCTTATGATCCCAAAATAGAATAATGAATAAGACTAACTATGACATAACATCTTCAAAACCAGGTGTAGGGCCTACAGGAGAGTATGTTCCATAGTAATTGATGGAGGCTGTTttgaaaactttattttttaagagaTGGTGGACAAGCTCAAACTCAACACCGTGCCACATCCTTATCCATATTTTGTCTCATGGATAAAGAAGGACAATGAGGTAAAAATTGATAAGAAATGTCTTATTTCATTTTCTATGggtaaaaattatcatgatgaaGTTTGGTGTGGTATTGCTCCTGTGGATATTGGACATATACTCTTGGGTAGATCTTGGCAATATGACAAAGATACGATATATAATAGCAGAAAGAACATGTATACATTCATTATTGGAAAAACtaaaattattcttctatcatgtaAAGACATATGTGTTTCCAAACCTTGTATAAAAAGGGAGGAAAATGCTTTACTTACCTTGTCATAGTTTGAGAAGGAGACCACccataatgataaaatttatattttcgtggCTAAAGAACAAATATAGCCAATGAAAGTTTTAAAAAAGGTTTAGATTCTCTTAGAAGAATTTGGCGACATCATTCCAGATGAGCTACCTAGTGGTCTTCCTCCATTGAGGGATATCCAACATCAAATTGATCTGGTTCCAGAGACTGCTCCATCCAATAAAGCCCATTATCGGATGAGTTCAAAGGAGTACGAAGAATTTAATCGTCAGGTGTAGGACCTCTTGAACAGAGGCTGCATCAGGAAAAGTTTGAGTCCAGTTGCTGTTCCTGGCCTCTTAGCTCCAAAGAAAGATGGTTCTTGGCGTATGTGTGTTGATAGCTGAGCACTTAATTGAATCACCATCAAGTACAGATTTTCAGTTTCAAGAATTGATGATATGTTTGATATGCTTACTGGTACATAagtattttcaaaaattgatcttagAAGTGGCTATCACCAAATTCTAATCAAGCCTGGTGATGAATGGAAGATGGTGTTTAAGACACATGAAGGGCTGTTTGAGTGGCTTGTTGTGCCATTTAATCTATCCAATGCTTCCAATACCTTCATGAGGGTAATGAATCAAGCTCTTAGCTTTTTCATTGGATAGTTTGTtgttatttattttgataatattCTTTTTATAGTCAAAATTCATCTGACCATATTGAGCATTTGAGAGCTGTTCTTATGACTTTGAGGAGAGAGAAGCTTTATGTAAATCTCAAAAAGTATTCATTCTTGACCACTGGCCTAGTTTTTCTAGGCTTTGTTCTAACTCCTATAGGTGTGATGATGGATGAAGAAATGATTGAAGCTATTCAGGAATAATCTATTCCAAAGAATATACAACAAGTGAGGAGCTTTCATGGATTATCTTCATTCTATCGCCAATTCATTAAGGATTTCAGCATCATTGCAGCACCTTTGACTGATTATCTCAAAGAAGAATTTAAATGGATAGAGGAGGTAGAGAGAAGCTTTAATCTTGTTAAAAAGAAGCTATCCACAGTATCAGTATTTGTActttcaaattttgaaaagatttttgaagttGATTGTGATGCTTCTTATGTTGGAATTGATGgagtccttagtcaagaaggtcatccaaTCGCCTTCTATAGTGAAAAGCTAAATGAGACAAAAAAAGAAGTATTCCATTTATGATGTTGAGCTTTATGTCATTATTCAAGCTCTTCATCATTGGAGGTCGTGTCTCATTCAAAGAAAGTTTATTCTTAACACTGATCATGAGGCTCTCAAATATGTTAATTCTCAAGCAAAGCTAAACAAAAAGCATGCTAGCTGGATCTCTTTCTTGCAAGAATATACGTTTATGTTGAGGCTTCAGAATGAAAGGTTGAATAAAATCACTGATGCTTTAAGTAGAATGATTTTTCTCTTAAATACGGTGATTGTGCAGCTGGAAGGAGTTGGGTTCATACGCGAATGGTATGCAAAGGATCCTGATTTCAAAGAAATTTACCAAAAGTGCAAAGAAGGcagatatgaagattatttaTTGTATGATTATTTTCTGTTTAAGAGAATATATTTGTACACTCCAAGGTGTTCTTTCAGAGAATATGTTATTAAGGAGCTCTATTGTGGCAGACTTAGTGGCCATTTTGGTAGAGATAAAACTCTTTTG
Proteins encoded in this region:
- the LOC105032078 gene encoding LOW QUALITY PROTEIN: transcription factor GAMYB (The sequence of the model RefSeq protein was modified relative to this genomic sequence to represent the inferred CDS: inserted 2 bases in 1 codon), whose amino-acid sequence is MNRSRNGSDNRLVPNDQTDSPSIDEGSSGGRGQILKKGPWTSAEDAILVDYVKKHGEGNWNAVQKHSGLFRCGKSCRLRWANHLRPNLKKGAFTQEEEQLIIELHATMGNKWARMAALLPGRTDNEIKNYWNTRIKRRQRAGLPLYPPNLGLQASSENQQSQTASEYSTGEKRPNDVLQGNCFDIDVILNNSNADQGALSYASPFPDISVSSMLSQGFGSQDNNFMNPMWNSAKRLRESESVLPDFHGYLYDPEPSSKIMVPFDGAVPGSHALLNGNFSASRPLGGTVKLELPSLQYPETVLNSWLACPSPPPDEIDTYIQSPPATVLVRSECVSPRNSGLLEALLHEAQARKIQQSEESLSSAITQGDMVESSGFNLWEAECEEYNDPISPLGRPAASVFSECTPPISGGSLDELQPSKAPSCSDIMVAADKHVLAPNMGDRGILPCPDFLRPDALLEGSDWLENSEDAKEHSTLNDNVVTVVDEDFCSEHKQLPTGMSSALAQGLDLDSYXYDNMPRACQMSEFRSFMGLASGLVCHWLFKYDLFLMDKWSGRRIYVAVCLVVAVIF